In a genomic window of Cryptococcus depauperatus CBS 7841 chromosome 8, complete sequence:
- a CDS encoding ribosomal protein S16 has protein sequence MPVRIRFARHGRRKNPIFHLVAIDSRRSRNGKPLELLGKYDPIPRIREGMTPPPAANVFAKGAEGLVKKEKSVEWNVDRINYWLGVGAQPTRSVVKLLERRGVLKTPHKWQHQWSPPPAPELIAQPGAKLNGQIVETSS, from the exons ATGCCGGTCCGTATACGCTTCGCCCGTCATGGCCGGCGCAAAAACCCCATATTCCACCTGGTAGCTATTGATTCCCGTCGGTCGCGTAACGGAAAACCTCTCGAGCTTTTAGGCAAGTACGACCCAATCCCTCGTATCCGGGAGGGTATGACGCCGCCTCCAGCAGCCAATGTCTTTGCAAAAGGCGCAGAAGGATTagtgaagaaggaaaagagtgtGGAATGGAACGTTGATAGAATAAACTATTGGCTGGGCGTGGGGGCACAACCTACTAGATCAGTTGTGAAATTGCTGGAAAGG AGAGGCGTACTGAAAACACCCCACAAATGGCAACATCAATGGTCTCCACCTCCTGCTCCTGAATTGATAGCACAGCCTGGAGCAAAACTCAACGGACAAATCGTGGAGACTAGCTCATAA
- a CDS encoding COP9 signalosome complex subunit 5, which yields MALAARKTFEINNDIQTLDPSAAIFQYSREEEQQLDNEAPWKSNPHHFHTVKISSIALIKMVTHARSGGQYEIMGVMYGKVRDGAFWITDAAALPVQGTETRVNAGNEAMEYMVNFQTANAEAGKNELLRGWYHSHPGYGCWLSGIDVNTQLNNQKFNDPYLAVIDPNRTISAGKVEIGAFRTYPDSYRPTSSTKSLYQSVPMDKIEDFGVHNNAYYQLKIEIYKSKLDDQMLDLLWNKYWVATLSSNSLVSNLEYSTSQLHDLSAKLRAASQALGNNSAKLKLKAVEIKGEELDVKEKGKDTFEIEEEGTPLNKATQDSSRIAIEAQNGIISQLLKNKLFNTPLSETVVKEEASAVIRGKLT from the exons ATGGCTCTTGCTGCCAGAAAGACCTTTGAGATTAACAATGATATCCAG ACCCTCGATCCATCTGCTGCGATCTTTCAATATTCTCGGGAAGAGGAACAACAACTAGATAACGAGGCACCTTGGAAATCCAA TCCGCACCACTTTCACACTGTCAAGATTTCTTCAATTGCTCTGATCAAAATG GTCACTCATGCGCGCTCAGGAGGCCAATATGAGATTATGGGTGTCATGTACGGGAAGGTTCGAGATGGTGCTTTCTGGATCACGGATGCCGCCGCCTTACCCGTTCAAGGTACAGAGACACGAGTGAATGCTGGGAATGAGGCTATGGAATATATGGTCAACTTTCAAACAGCAAATGCAGAAGCTGGAAAAAATGAACTGTTACGAGGCTGGTATCACTC ACATCCCGGTTATGGCTGTTGGCTTTCAGGTATTGATGTTAACACGCAACTAAACAATCAAAAATTCAACGACCCATATCTTGCCGTT ATTGACCCGAACCGAACCATTTCTGCGGGGAAGGTGGAGATTGGTGCTTTCCGTACTTACCCTGAT TCATACAGACCTACATCTTCAACCAAATCTCTGTACCAGTCTGTTCCCATGGATAAAATTGAAGATTTTGGTGTTCACAACAATGCGTATTATCAGCTTAAAATTGAAATATACAAGAGCAAACTTGATGATCAAATGCTCGACTTATTATGGAACAAGTACTGGGTTGCTACTCTGTCATCAAACTCGCTTGTTTCT AATCTTGAGTACTCAACATCTCAATTACATGATTTGAGTGCCAAACTTCGAGCGgcttctcaagctcttggtAACAACAGCGCAAAACTCAAGCTTAAGGCAGTAGAAATTAAAGGCGAAGAATTAGATGTGAAGGAAAAAGGGAAGGACacttttgagattgaagaggaaggcaCACCTCTCAACAAGGCAACTCAAGACAG TTCCAGAATCGCTATAGAGGCTCAAAATGGTATAATTTCTCAGCTCCTCAAGAACAAACTGTTCAACACTCCATTATCAGAGACGGTGGTTAAAGAAGAAGCGTCAGCGGTAATTCGAGGCAAGCTGACATGA